TCAATTTGATCAAGAAGTTGACGCAATCATCACGTACGTTTTTGATATTACTTTACTAATGACACAAGAGACAATTGACGAAGTAGCAGAATACGGCGTTGTAGCTGAGTGCTTCTGGAAATACGTAAGATTTGCTGATCGTTGGGCTTGGATTGATCCGGTGCGAGTGGTAGCAACTTGATAGATTCTTAATTACAGAGCGACTCAAAAGAAAAGGCGCTCAAAATGGTAGAGGTGAGTGATTAGGGTGGCTTTTACGATTGGAAAGAAAGGAACTAGCTTAGAACAAGTTACTTTAAATAATTTTGATATGAGTCTAATTGCTAAAGGGAACGGAACGGAAGTAATACTCCAAAACATCACAAAAGGTAATATATTTTATGTTTATCCGAGTGAAAACGAGGGAGTAATGGAGTTTTTTTATATTCTCAGTGGTGAAGTACTTTGTGAAGTAAATGGAGAAAAGATTTATTTAGGGCCACAAGATTATTTTACAGCTACCGATATAGAAGTTCCTGTTCACTTTTCAGCTATTACGAATGTAACATATATTTGGGTGATTACAGAGCCAACATTCCATCAGCTTAGTGATAGTATAAGATCACTAAGGGAAGTTGTTCAGAGAGTAGAAAAAAGAGATATATATACATTTAATCATAGTGAGAGAGTGGCGGAGTATTCTATTAAGATTGCTAAAAAGTTTTCACTCTCTACGGACAGGCTGGAAAATCTCTTTCTTGCTTCAATTCTACATGACATTGGTAAAATAAACATACCGTCTGAAGTACTTAACAAACCATCTAAGCTGACAGATGAAGAATTTGCCCTTATCAAAAAGCATCCCGAAGATGGTGCAAATATGGTTAAGGACTTATACTACGGAAATACAATAGCTGAAATCATAGAACAACATCATGAACGATTAAACGGTCGAGGTTATCCTGGAGGATTAAAAGGCGATGAGATCCTCCTAGAAGCCCGTATCATCGCAGTGAGTGACACTTTTGA
This window of the Sutcliffiella horikoshii genome carries:
- a CDS encoding HD domain-containing phosphohydrolase — translated: MAFTIGKKGTSLEQVTLNNFDMSLIAKGNGTEVILQNITKGNIFYVYPSENEGVMEFFYILSGEVLCEVNGEKIYLGPQDYFTATDIEVPVHFSAITNVTYIWVITEPTFHQLSDSIRSLREVVQRVEKRDIYTFNHSERVAEYSIKIAKKFSLSTDRLENLFLASILHDIGKINIPSEVLNKPSKLTDEEFALIKKHPEDGANMVKDLYYGNTIAEIIEQHHERLNGRGYPGGLKGDEILLEARIIAVSDTFDAMTEDRAYRNAFTPEYAIDELQRLSPSQYDPDVVAALIEVLHEEGKLKVTSSEA